A window of Glycine soja cultivar W05 chromosome 13, ASM419377v2, whole genome shotgun sequence genomic DNA:
TTATCCCTTCGATGGTTCCTTTCTCCATATAACTAAGTGACTTCACATGGCATGACTTAATTTGCATAAACTTTAACTTGGTGATTACTTaaggaaataaataatgaaaaagagagttaatttatgtaaaatgtaaatacaGAAAATTGTACTTTCCatgttaatgataatattttttatgatgttataatttatcaaatttaattacatattttaccacttaattatcataatttcaAAAATTGTATCACCTAACCTTTTTTCCACACATTTTATCATCTAAGTTTTTTCTTTCCACATTTTACAACCAAGTTTTTAATTATGATGCACTTTACCACTATGTTTGTAACAAAATGTTGTTTTTGCAAGTCATTTTAAGGAACATGTAGGCACTTCGTCGttacacattttaaaaattggtaaaatacacgaaaataataataaaaaaaaacataatgatCTGGTTACGGTGAACTACAAAACAACTGAGGCACCGATGAATCAGGCTTCTCTACTTGTGGTAGCATgttaatcacttttttttaggaTCTTTCTCTCTGTACTCTTAGGCTCCAACCAATTTGTTCCTTCGATGGGTTTCAGttgtcttatatatatatttatatatatgattagtatatttaattattttagaatcattgatttaaatatatatcatcagtaacttttatttttatagtatgTAAAATGTATTTTGATGATAATGCAATTGAGCTGTTATAATGAAGGTACATAAAAATATCTTGCTTAATCGTATAAGTGATTATCATGTAACCTgcaaatgttaaaatttatgctgcacaaaatatttttttacagccTCCGTTGTTGATCTCATATTTTCAAACAGTGGTTAAATACAAAGAAAatagtgttatttttttatttgtatttgtaaTGCCCAACTAATTTTCAACATTGACGGAATTTTATCTACTTTAGtaagtatattaattattaattaaagtaaattattagtatatttaactattttagaattattgatttaaatatttaatgtaatgaAAAGTAAACCAGTTATAGTTAAAAAGCGGTCATATAATTGATTATGGATATATAGctggtttttgaatttttttatatatttagtaCACTTTTACAACCAATTTTATGCATTAATATAACAATCttatgtttaataaaaattgattttaaaagtcAGAACTGAATTTTTAAAGGCCAAAACAATTATTAATCTAAGATATATAACCAATTATATAATCGATTATAGTTCTATAACtggttatatatttatttaattttctactaataaatattgttaatttaaataattagctAATATGTATTTTAACTTCTGGTGAAAGTGATATGATATCTCAAGCGGCTTTCAATCCTAAAATAACACAacttatttcaattataaactTCACAGATGATAATATAGTAGTTAATTTTTGATCAGCCATTATACAATCATTTCGTGATCTACACAATTTAAATCAATAAACCTTGAGAAAACCTATGGAATAATTCCATTCCAAGGAAAATAGATAACTTCCACCAGAATTGCATGCAACAGGGTAGGGGGCCATATCTAACTTTCAATCTCAAATTCTTAATGAATGGCAGTTGAGTTACCAGAATTAGGAGCGGAAGAGCCTGGTGTTTTACAGTTTGAAAGCAACCCTACCAATTAAGTTAAGGCTTTCTTTCTAGGAACTACTAATGTACGTAATCTCGGGGACCCTATTTAACGTAAGATCTTCGTCCCTTCTGCTCGCTCATATTCGTTGTTCTGATGAAAACACAATGACACTGCCACACTTGCACCGTCGTTACTGCTTCTCTTCTGTCAAATTATACCCGTTTTTTTCATGCACGTGTTGTATATGCaacactttatatttttttttcttttcccggttttttaattttattatcatttatgtaCTCGTCGTGTAAAAATATAATGCGATTTTTATCCATATATACTTATGGGTCACattcaattatattaaaacaaacaatGATTAACATTGGACCCCTGACGAGACTTGAGTTGCTTGTACTATATATACTTGGTTAATGGTTAATCATCGGTAAACATAACCAACGACGACCGGGAATTCCTTGCATGCATTCAGATGATAATACAGTATAGTACTCcttgtattttataattaatttaatgataaatgtcaaggctatatatatattcttttaatttttatttaatttatgtcattacatatttataaaattttaacgcCCACTATGCCGCTAGTATAAATAGTATAgttgaaatatattattaattttttaattatgatttcaaaTGATAAGATTTaaggataataaattttttatgagtACAAATAGTATTTAATGTGtatcatattattataatttttatgttttttctgtttaatattattatatttaatataatatatattttagtttattaaaatgGATTGATACTGTAAATATTTTTCCAGTGTcatcaaatcatatatataatcaGGTACTTTTATATTtaggtgatttttaatttattgatattgtaaaaaaattatagtgaataaaagataaacattaaaaactaatttacttTTGACTGCTATTTGTTTAACAAAGTCACATATGGCAAACAGTGGAATAATAACTCTTGAAAGTGGACAATGCAGAGCAGTGTGACGTgctacaaaaaaagaaagaaaatgtgattaaaaaaacaaatgtgtGAGGAACACGAATGGTTGAAACATCTTCCGGGCCATCTTGGTCACGACCAAAAAAATAAGACTATTGAAAATCTGAAATGTGGTGCACCCTGTACGTACCCTCATTTGACAAGCCTGCCGTAATGCTTCACAGATTTGAGGAGGCTGCTGCAACAAACTTTCCAACACCAAAAGCTCGGTGAGAAAGTCAGTTTGAGTGTCAATTTACAATACCTAATTAGGTAGAGGGTGAGAAGAAAATTATCATAATGGTGCTTCCAATTTGGCTTTTCTTTTAATCATGCAGACTAATTAGTTGGATTCttcataatatttttgtgaCGAGAAAAAGACGATAGAATGAGATGCAACATTTacgtatgatttttttttaaacttttagtcTCTATACCAGATGCTACATTAGACTTTCATAGGTAGATATTCCTTTTATAAGAAGATATAGAGaagataaaatagaattttattcAAACATTCTAAAAGTGTACAAGAGATGTATATACAGAGtacaaaagaataataaaatcttaagttatttattaaattatttgtaactTAAATTAAGTTTGAATTTACATGACaacaaactaaaagataaattagattaaatttttaaatgacatcaaactaaaaataaatttaaattatcatgTAAGCAATTCCAATACGTAAATAACCCAAACGGTAAGGATGAAATATAATGTTAATTTCGAATTGGGTTCAAAATTGTTAGGATCTTTTCATATATATAGGGACTAATTTATAAATGTGTCAAGTATGATTTTTCGAAAGTCGGCTAGAAAGTTAAAAACAGTGaaaagtgcagatttttcgAAATATTCAACTACCAAAGCAAAACTCGGAGAATCATATATGCGATCCATGGATAGTTTGGAAATGATGTAAGCCAAAGTGCTGTTCATGTTAGTTGTTagctaaaattaaatataatatatgcatAGGTAAAATGAATGATATATAGATCATGAAATTAGTAACTGAAATTTTCATTTCGCTATGATCATTTTCTCAAAAGAGTAGCAGACTCTCAAAGTTTTCAACACACGTAATTAATGATTTGAAGTAATCATTGGGTCCAATTCTAACATTGCTCCGCGAGGACAAATTAAATGAGCCGGCCCAGTTGCATTTGCAACTGAAAGCCTCGAATCGATACATATTTCAACCTGAATGACgtataatctttttaaaattatttgaatctCTTGTCACTTAGTGTCATTGTAAGAGTTGCGACCATATTAAGTGTGGACCACGTACACCAAAAATATACTATAATAAAGTACGTACGTAATtgctatatatataagtatccACACTGCAAAACACCCCACAGCTAGCTAGGGGAGAGCCAGTGAGGAGGAATCCAACAACAACCTTATCAGTCGGCACACAACacaaaaggagagagagagagagagagatggggAGAAGCCCTTGTTGTTCAAAGGAGGGTTTGAATAGAGGTGCTTGGACAGCTCATGAAGACAAAATCCTCAGAGAATACATTAGAGTCCATGGTGAAGGAAGATGGAGAAACCTTCCCAAAAGAGCAGGTATTCGTTATGCTACAAGATATGTATCTAATGATATATCTCATTAATTTGTGGTTGTTTCATGCATGCTAATTTTTTGTACATGGCTGGCCATGCATGCAGGTTTGAAAAGATGTGGAAAAAGTTGCAGACTTAGATGGTTGAATTATCTCAGACCAGATATTAAGAGAGGCAATATATCCCCAGATGAAGAAGAGCTCATCATCAGGCTACACAAGCTCCTGGGAAACAGGTCTCCATTTTCCCATCTTAATTaacatttctttcttcttataatAATTCTAAATCCTTCAACACATCTTCCTATTAATActaaatgtattttatatttcaaagacattaaatatatttatttatttttataaattaaaataatcatgacGACAACTTATTCCAAATAAAGAtgaagttaaataattttatcgtACTTGATGTACAATTTTCTTACATATGTACTTCAAGATGAATGGTTGCAGGTATTAATTGCACCAATCAAGTACAATATGAGAGTTGTTTAACTTTATCTTTACGCGGGCTAAGCTATACAATCCAACCCCtaaataataggaaaaaatgtaagaaaattGGTAGGAGAATATAACATTATTACTCTGGTACGTATGACATGGAGTCACGAGAAGGCCATGGTGTTTGATATAAATAGTAAGATGTTAATAGGTGATAATGAAATGTGTCATTTTCTGTGTAGATGGTCTTTAATAGCTGGGAGGCTTCCAGGACGAACAGACAATGAAATAAAGAATTATTGGAACACCAATTTAGGAAAAAAGGTGAAAGATGGCCACCAAACCACTGCAAACAACACACAGAATCCAATGCCCCATTTGGCCCCCATTCATATGGCCACTTCCTCAATCTCCCTATCTCCTCCTAAACTAGATTCTCGTGTTGTCCGTACAAAGGCTACCAAGTGCTCCAAGGTATTATTCCTAAACCCACCCCCTCACCCATCAATGCCGAACAAGTCCAAGACTGAGGCAGAGGCAGAAGCAAGGCTTGTGGATGGTGTAATTAGTAACCAAATGGAACACACTACATACGACAATGGGTTCCTGTCGTTTCCAGACGAAGAAAAAGAACTCTCAACAGATTTTCTCATAGATTTCAACGTGGGGGATGTTTGCTTGTCTGATCTACTCAACTCAGATTTCTCAAACACGTACAATTTCAGCTGCACTAATGTTAACCACCACGAGCAGTTATCGCCTTGTTCGGACCAACCTGATGCCATGTTCTCAGATGAAGTTCTCAAGGACTGGACACACAGCAATTTTGCAGACGAAGCGAATGCTTCCAACAACCTTCATTCTTTCATTTCGTTTGAGTCTACTGAGGAATGACTAGTGCAATGATATAATGACAACAAAAATTGTACGTTTGTACTAATGTCAATATGCCTTCTCCAATAAAATTCGCCAGTTAagtctctttattttttgaaaaatatttgatggACATATAATGTGTTATCTAACAcctaaaaagaaagtaaaaaaaactataaatataacaaatttatgaagtgatagaaaaatataagagaTATTGATTATGTGTTTAAAACTAAAAGAATGATTAGTGTCCGTTAGAATATATATAGGAGTATTTCTTTCTGTGCTTCAACGTATTTGACGTTTATGTAAAGCTAAATAGCATGGTGGCTGCCAAatagaacaaacaaataaataaaatgttaatcaGTGCTCACTGATTAtaagtaaaattgaaaaaaaaaaagtaagataaaTTTCTCTGAGATCCATCATCCATCTAAGTTCAGATTCCTACTTCACATGTATGATTTGTAGCCGATTACTGCTTTCTTACTCTTTTTTTCGTGTATAACCTTAGCCAGTAACATTACTacgttttctatttttatttttttatcaaataatctaaaaatatatctcacttttgattttacttttattttcctgATGAACCGTAcatattaataatgaaaatgtgTAGTTTAAAATCTCACATTACACTTCACTATAGATAGTTCTTTTAGTAACTCGATGTCTGGGTATAACTCCACTGTATAACAATTAACAAGTGAAAATTGAAGTACTATAATCAAAATCAGTGCGAAGTACAAGCAAATCGGTGGGCCtcgttttcaaatgcaacaggGCAAACGCATAGGGCATTTTGTCGTATGGAATCTGTTGCATGGGCCAAGGTTCTTTAATTAACATCATGCAACATTAATGACTACTGAGATACGGAATTGTGGGGATGGAAAAAGAACACGTGATGGATGCTCTACATATAGAATCTGATGGTTACCACAAGGTAGGCCATTGACCTGGccttcagtttttttttcccaCAAATACATGTTTATTTCTAATTTGAGTTCATCATATCAATACTAGATCATGTTCACGTATATAGCCAATAGGGAACTCTACATATATATCAACCTATCATCCCTGAAGTAGATGTACATATTATTATGCTAACACTTTTGTCAGTTTGTGTACTCGTAGAAGTTGATTAATGGAAATGCACACTGGGCGTACTAGATAACATTAGAAGTTAATTAAAGGACTGAATGTGAGAGTTCACATAAATTAATTGAGTGCACTGACTCGCTTGATAATAAATTAGagacataaaaacaaaatttgaaatgattAATACTACCAATATTTTATACAgtattatacaaattaatttcattgagtatttaactaatttaaattAAGTCGGATAACATCACTAAAAATAGTATTAATTCCCTCTTTCaagttttactatttttttaaaacataattgcACTTCTAAAGACATTTGAAAGTCTTAATTAGTAAGTTAAAACAAATCTTTGGCAGTTGATTTACCTATTAATTCAGTGCTAATCACCTTCTCATTTTGAACATTaaaatgaagaatattttttttttttgtcaaacttCATTTTCGCTTATCCCTTTTTCTTGTCTTACCTCAATTCATTGAATTCCAAATCATTTCACTAAATGCATTAAACCAGACAAACAACAACTCTCCCACTTTTCCTCATTTTTAGCTTAGACAGGTATAAGTTCTACTCCCCTCCCTACTTTCCCCTCACAAATAGTAGATATATTGCGCTTGCGAGGGAAAAACGTCTTTTCTATTTCGCTGTAGTCGGATGTTGAAAAACTC
This region includes:
- the LOC114382022 gene encoding transcription factor MYB23-like codes for the protein MGRSPCCSKEGLNRGAWTAHEDKILREYIRVHGEGRWRNLPKRAGLKRCGKSCRLRWLNYLRPDIKRGNISPDEEELIIRLHKLLGNRWSLIAGRLPGRTDNEIKNYWNTNLGKKVKDGHQTTANNTQNPMPHLAPIHMATSSISLSPPKLDSRVVRTKATKCSKVLFLNPPPHPSMPNKSKTEAEAEARLVDGVISNQMEHTTYDNGFLSFPDEEKELSTDFLIDFNVGDVCLSDLLNSDFSNTYNFSCTNVNHHEQLSPCSDQPDAMFSDEVLKDWTHSNFADEANASNNLHSFISFESTEE